In Longimicrobium sp., the sequence TATAGCCCCAGCTGTTGATGTAGCCCAAGTCCGGGTGCGACGTGTCCACGCCGTCGTCCACCACCGCCAGCAGGAACGGCCCGGCCGACGGCGCCCACGCGCCCAGCGTCAGGTCCCACGCAGGCACGGCGTTGATGTCCACGCGCACGCCGTTCACCGTCTGCGTGCTGCGCGCGTAGTACTCGTCGCCGAAGAACGGATCGGTGGGCACGGCCATTAGCCGGCGGTCCTGCACCTTGTCGGCGTCGGCCCACCGCACCCGCGGGTCCTCCTCCAGCCGCGCGGCGATCTCCAGCGGGTCGCCCCCGCGGGGGTACGCCAGCCACCACACGTCCGGCTCGGCCTCCACGGGCTCGCGCACCACGCGGGTGCCGTACTCGGCGTTCAGCTTGGCCACGTCGGCGCGGGTAGCGCCGTCCTGCAGCCGCACCGCCACGCGGTCCAGCAGCACCACGCGCGAGTCGGTGCCCGCGCCGCGGAACACGTTGGCCGCGAACGCGAACCGCGGGTCGGCGCGGAGCGCGCGCGCGGCGGCGCGGGCCCGGACGGCGTCGCCGCCGGACACGGCCAGCAGCCAGTGGCCGGGCGCCTGCGGAAGCGCGGTCACACCGCGCACGTCCATCCCCATCGTCGCCAGCACCGCGCGTGCGGCGGCCTGGGGCGGAAGGGCCGATTCCACGGACAGCTGCGTGGGATCCACCTCCAGCGTGATCCTGCGGTCTCCGTAGTAGTAGAAGTCGCCGGCCTGCGACGTCGCGGCGGCGGGAGAGAGGGCGGACGGCGCGAGTGGTGGGTCGTTCCGGTCGGTGCACGCGGCGGCGAGCAGGGCAACGCCCGCCGGGACGAGGCGCAGCAGGGCGCCTCGCCGGAGCTGGTTCGGCTTCATGGTCCTCGGGCTTTTGGCTCCGCGCGGGTTCGTGAGCGCGCGGGGCGGTGGATCTCTGGTGGGGGAGGTTCGCTCCCGGGGAGCATCGACCCGGCCGGTTCGATTCACGCCACAATCGTATAAAGATCCCGAACCGCTCGCAATGGGTATAAAGATATGTTTTATCTGCTACACGGGTCGGGATCAGCCTTATACGCGGACAGTACCGCCCTCATACGCCCCGTGAGAATATGCATTCCCATCATCCTCTTCTCGACTGTCGATATAATTGAGACATTTAGATCTAAATACGCATGGAGCACGGTCTCGTCACTCCAAGGTGGATCATGCATTCAGAAGCTAGAAGAGGAGGCTCACGCAGAGACGCGGGGATGCACGTCTGTGGACCACACCGATGCTTCAGAGGGAAGTCCGCGAAGGCGGACTGCGTGCCGTTGTAGCCGCGGGTTCACTTGTATTTTGGGATCTGGACCAGCTGTAACCTCATGCAAATTTCCGATCTGGATCAGCCGCCACCCAAAGCCATCCTCCGCGCGCCGCTCCTCCGCTCCCTCCGTTCCCTCCATGTGAGATCCTTCTTCATCTCCATCTCCCGCAACCCCGATGAAACTTCCGTGGAACCTGCGCATCGTGCGGCACGCGCTCCCCAATCTGTACCCGGCGTGTCCCACATTTATGCATCGTGATGCATCTTTATGCGTATTTGTCACTCCCGCTAACTATCTGCCAACCGGCGGTTTGCACGGAAACGGGTGACGACGGCCCGTCCGTTGCCAAAGCGGGGGTCGTCGGCGGGGAATCCCTCGGAGTCACCTGGGGTTCCCCGCCGGCCTTATACCCATGGCAGGAGCAACATCAAACCATGCTGGCCAACGACCTGATCCATACAGAGGAAGGCTGGGGCGACGCCGCGTCGTGGCCCTTGGTGCTGGACCGCGCGCGCACCGCCGACAACGAGCGGATGAACCATCTCGTGGCTTCCGGGCAGGTGCGCCACCTCCACGACACCATCGAGCGGCAGATCGAGGACCTGGTGCGCGTGCGCGCGCGCCGCGGCGACCTGTCCGCGCGCGAGCTGGCCGAGGGCCGCGCGGCGCTGCTGGGCGACACCGACCCGGCGGCGTTCGGGCGCTGGGTGTTCTTTCCCTGGTCCGGGCGGATGGTGCACGTCCTTCCCCCGGCCGAGTACGCCGAGCTGCGGCTGGACCGCAACCGCCACCAGGTGAGCGCCGACGAGCAGCGGCGCCTGGCCGGCTTCCACGTGGGGATCGTGGGACTGACGACCGGGAACGCCGTGGCGCTCACGCTGGCGCTGGAGGGCGCGTGCGGGCACCTGAAGCTGGCCGACGCCGAGGAGGCGTGGCTGGGCGACCTGAACCGCCTGCGCGCCGGCGTGCAGGACCTGGGCGTGCCGAAGACGGTGCTGGCCGCGCGGCAGGTGTCCGAGGCCGACCCGTACGCCCGCGTCACCCTCTTCCACGAGGGGCTGGGCGAGGAGAACGCGGACGACTTCCTGGGCGGCGACGTGCCCCTGCACGCGGTGATCGACGCCTGCAGCGACCTGTACGCCCGCGTGCTGCTGCGCGAGCGCGCCCGCGCCCGCGGCATCCCCGTGCTCACCGCCGCGGGCGACCGGGGCACGGTGGAGGTGGAGCGCTTCGACCTGGAGCCGGACGCGCCGCTCTTCCACGGCCGCGCGGGCGACATCACCGCCGCCAGGGTGCGGAAGATGGACGACGGCGAGCGCATGGCCGTGGAGCTCGCCATCACCGAGGCGGACCGCGCCTCGGTGCGCACCGCCGCGTCGGTGGTGGAGATCCGCCGCACCATCACCGCGCTCCCGGTGCTGGCGTCCGACGCGGCGCTGGGCTCGGCCGCGGTGGCCGTGGCGGTGCGGCGGCTGGCGCTGGGGCAGCCGCTTCCCGGCGGACGGCGGCGGGTGGACGCGGCCGCCATCCTGGCCGACGGCGGCGCGCGCGTGACGCCGATCACCGCTGCGCCGGGGTGGGCGCCGCGGCGCGCCCTCGTGGGCGTGGACGGCCGCATCCCCGAGCTGGTGCGCTTCTGCGTGGAGCACGGCATCCTGGCGCCGTCGGCCGCCAACCGCCAGCCGTGGCGCTTCAACTGGGACGGCGAGCGGCTCTGGGTGCTGCACGACCGCGCGCGCTCCGCGTCCCTGCTCGACCCCTCGCACCGCGCGGCGCACCTGGCGCTCGGCGCGGCGGTGGAGAACATCGCCATCGCGGCCGCGCACCGCGGCGTGCGGCTGCGGATGGAGCCCTTCCCCCGCCCGCGCGACCTCTCCGTGGCTGCGGCGCTCACCTTCGAGCC encodes:
- a CDS encoding ThiF family adenylyltransferase → MLANDLIHTEEGWGDAASWPLVLDRARTADNERMNHLVASGQVRHLHDTIERQIEDLVRVRARRGDLSARELAEGRAALLGDTDPAAFGRWVFFPWSGRMVHVLPPAEYAELRLDRNRHQVSADEQRRLAGFHVGIVGLTTGNAVALTLALEGACGHLKLADAEEAWLGDLNRLRAGVQDLGVPKTVLAARQVSEADPYARVTLFHEGLGEENADDFLGGDVPLHAVIDACSDLYARVLLRERARARGIPVLTAAGDRGTVEVERFDLEPDAPLFHGRAGDITAARVRKMDDGERMAVELAITEADRASVRTAASVVEIRRTITALPVLASDAALGSAAVAVAVRRLALGQPLPGGRRRVDAAAILADGGARVTPITAAPGWAPRRALVGVDGRIPELVRFCVEHGILAPSAANRQPWRFNWDGERLWVLHDRARSASLLDPSHRAAHLALGAAVENIAIAAAHRGVRLRMEPFPRPRDLSVAAALTFEPGEAGLEDDAALFPFLALRATNRRPGKRGMLGAEALTALTDAARL